One genomic region from Nocardia vinacea encodes:
- a CDS encoding heparin-binding hemagglutinin, translating to MTENVTIKPLFATVGAGDAVYAAVVDAVSQVRERAATADVSGRVEEARERFANVPADVRAQFETLRERLSGLPSELPEDLAELREKFTPEELKALAEKYYTQVIDLYSDLAVRGEETVERLRANHLVEDQVERVETLYKDAASRAEDALAKVNELIGRPAKEEEAEVEPVVEAEVIEVTTETEPAADSVAPKKAPAKKAPAAKKAPAKKAAPKKA from the coding sequence ATGACCGAAAACGTAACCATCAAGCCACTGTTCGCGACCGTCGGTGCCGGTGATGCCGTGTACGCCGCGGTTGTCGACGCCGTCAGCCAGGTGCGTGAGCGCGCCGCCACCGCCGACGTCAGCGGCCGCGTCGAAGAGGCCCGCGAGCGCTTCGCCAACGTGCCCGCCGATGTCCGGGCCCAGTTCGAGACGCTGCGCGAGCGGCTGTCCGGCCTGCCCTCGGAGCTGCCGGAGGACCTCGCCGAGCTGCGCGAGAAGTTCACCCCGGAGGAGCTGAAGGCGCTCGCCGAGAAGTACTACACCCAGGTCATCGACCTGTACTCGGATCTGGCCGTGCGCGGCGAGGAGACCGTCGAGCGGCTGCGCGCCAACCACCTGGTCGAGGATCAGGTCGAGCGCGTCGAGACGCTGTACAAGGATGCGGCCAGCCGCGCCGAGGATGCCCTCGCCAAGGTCAACGAGCTGATCGGTCGCCCGGCCAAGGAAGAAGAGGCCGAGGTCGAGCCGGTCGTCGAGGCCGAGGTCATCGAGGTGACCACCGAGACCGAGCCCGCCGCCGACAGCGTCGCCCCGAAGAAGGCTCCGGCCAAGAAGGCACCCGCCGCCAAGAAGGCTCCGGCCAAGAAGGCGGCCCCCAAGAAGGCCTGA
- a CDS encoding helix-turn-helix transcriptional regulator: MADQPEGSAEYTDDSQERSSGVGEKAARVANAAHDIGGFIRAQREAAQVSLRQLATLAGVSNPYLSQIERGLRNPSAEVLAQIAKALRVSSEVLYVRAGYLEQRPHSPVRDALLADTSISERQKQVLLEIYESFRRENGGSEPGGDEWDSDVPSTSPTPPRQENEE; encoded by the coding sequence ATGGCAGACCAGCCCGAAGGTTCCGCCGAGTACACCGACGATTCGCAGGAGAGATCCAGCGGCGTCGGCGAAAAGGCGGCGCGTGTGGCCAACGCGGCACATGACATCGGAGGTTTCATCAGGGCACAGCGAGAAGCCGCGCAAGTCTCGTTGCGTCAGCTCGCCACCCTGGCGGGAGTGAGCAATCCGTATCTCAGCCAGATCGAGCGCGGATTGCGTAATCCGTCCGCCGAAGTACTCGCGCAGATCGCCAAGGCACTGCGGGTCTCTTCGGAGGTGTTGTACGTACGGGCTGGCTATCTCGAGCAGCGGCCGCACAGTCCGGTCCGGGATGCCCTGCTTGCCGATACGTCGATCAGCGAACGGCAGAAGCAGGTGCTGCTGGAAATCTATGAATCGTTTCGCCGGGAAAACGGAGGAAGCGAACCAGGGGGGGACGAGTGGGACAGCGACGTTCCGAGCACATCACCAACTCCGCCACGCCAGGAGAACGAAGAATGA